From one Triticum urartu cultivar G1812 chromosome 3, Tu2.1, whole genome shotgun sequence genomic stretch:
- the LOC125544491 gene encoding uncharacterized protein LOC125544491 isoform X1, which translates to MAGDRRGGSPTAERRRGIRRLLLPRGEASSSSSSSVPLPPPAAAEVGRRKGFAAAALRGLGCTSAAASQAYAPGAGSAAAAAVRSSADWHGRRKKGKDKRKERGGGGGGGGGLVGGGIGGDVWCAPGIPFAAEASSVDCVVARHQMLGRGRGGDAERPHRERPCLSRRASMQEQMSSSFMESPPPPPPLHHLDGPFFGADLLPSARLRRMRGYRPSPGGLEEEIMMFQTRVLLGGMNVYDRYQDWRLDVDNMTYEELLELGERIGHVNTGLREDEIVRNLRKVKPDSSFQFPTEVEKKCSICQEEFEANDEMGRLGCGHSYHVYCIKQWLSQKNVCPVCKTAVTKT; encoded by the exons ATGGCCGGTGACCGCCGCGGCGGCTCGCCCACGGCGGAGCGCCGGCGGGGGATCCGGCGCCTCCTGCTGCCCCGCGGGgaggcctcctcctcctcgtcgtcctcggTGCCGTTGCCTCCCCCGGCCGCGGCCGAGGTAGGGCGGAGGAAGGGCTTCGCCGCCGCGGCGCTGCGCGGGCTGGGCTGCACGTCGGCCGCGGCCTCGCAGGCGTACGCGCCAGGGGCGGGCTCCGCGGCTGCGGCGGCCGTGCGGTCCTCGGCCGACTGGCACGGGCGAAGGAAGAAAGGGAAGGAcaagaggaaggagaggggagggggagggggaggtggaGGCGGCCTTGTGGGCGGAGGGATCGGCGGCGACGTGTGGTGCGCCCCGGGGATACCGTTCGCCGCGGAGGCGTCGTCCGTGGACTGCGTGGTGGCGCGCCACCAGATGCTGGGGAGGGGCCGCGGCGGCGACGCCGAGAGGCCGCACAGAGAG CGGCCCTGCCTGTCCCGGAGGGCGAGCATGCAGGAGCAGATGTCCTCGTCCTTCATggagtcgccgccgccgccgccgccgctgcatcACTTGGACGGCCCCTTCTTCGGCGCCGACCTGCTCCCCTCCGCGCGCCTCCGCCGGATGCGCGGCTACCGCCCCTCCCCCGGCGGCCTCGAAGAAGAG ATCATGATGTTTCAGACAAGagtgttgttgggaggaatgaaTGTGTATGATCGGTACCAGGATTGGCGCCTCGATGTCGACAACATGACTTATGAG GAGTTGCTTGAGCTTGGAGAAAGAATAGGACATGTCAACACAGGGCTACGCGAGGATGAGATAGTTCGCAACCTTAGGAAGGTCAAGCCTGATTCGTCATTCCAGTTTCCGACGGAAGTGGAGAAGAAATGCAGTATTTGTCAA GAAGAGTTTGAAGCAAATGACGAGATGGGGAGGCTGGGCTGCGGCCACAGCTACCATGTTTACTGCATCAAGCAGTGGCTTTCTCAGAAGAACGTTTGCCCGGTTTGCAAGACCGCTGTCACCAAGACTTGA
- the LOC125544491 gene encoding E3 ubiquitin-protein ligase MBR1-like isoform X2 produces MAGDRRGGSPTAERRRGIRRLLLPRGEASSSSSSSVPLPPPAAAEVGRRKGFAAAALRGLGCTSAAASQAYAPGAGSAAAAAVRSSADWHGRRKKGKDKRKERGGGGGGGGGLVGGGIGGDVWCAPGIPFAAEASSVDCVVARHQMLGRGRGGDAERPHREIMMFQTRVLLGGMNVYDRYQDWRLDVDNMTYEELLELGERIGHVNTGLREDEIVRNLRKVKPDSSFQFPTEVEKKCSICQEEFEANDEMGRLGCGHSYHVYCIKQWLSQKNVCPVCKTAVTKT; encoded by the exons ATGGCCGGTGACCGCCGCGGCGGCTCGCCCACGGCGGAGCGCCGGCGGGGGATCCGGCGCCTCCTGCTGCCCCGCGGGgaggcctcctcctcctcgtcgtcctcggTGCCGTTGCCTCCCCCGGCCGCGGCCGAGGTAGGGCGGAGGAAGGGCTTCGCCGCCGCGGCGCTGCGCGGGCTGGGCTGCACGTCGGCCGCGGCCTCGCAGGCGTACGCGCCAGGGGCGGGCTCCGCGGCTGCGGCGGCCGTGCGGTCCTCGGCCGACTGGCACGGGCGAAGGAAGAAAGGGAAGGAcaagaggaaggagaggggagggggagggggaggtggaGGCGGCCTTGTGGGCGGAGGGATCGGCGGCGACGTGTGGTGCGCCCCGGGGATACCGTTCGCCGCGGAGGCGTCGTCCGTGGACTGCGTGGTGGCGCGCCACCAGATGCTGGGGAGGGGCCGCGGCGGCGACGCCGAGAGGCCGCACAGAGAG ATCATGATGTTTCAGACAAGagtgttgttgggaggaatgaaTGTGTATGATCGGTACCAGGATTGGCGCCTCGATGTCGACAACATGACTTATGAG GAGTTGCTTGAGCTTGGAGAAAGAATAGGACATGTCAACACAGGGCTACGCGAGGATGAGATAGTTCGCAACCTTAGGAAGGTCAAGCCTGATTCGTCATTCCAGTTTCCGACGGAAGTGGAGAAGAAATGCAGTATTTGTCAA GAAGAGTTTGAAGCAAATGACGAGATGGGGAGGCTGGGCTGCGGCCACAGCTACCATGTTTACTGCATCAAGCAGTGGCTTTCTCAGAAGAACGTTTGCCCGGTTTGCAAGACCGCTGTCACCAAGACTTGA
- the LOC125544492 gene encoding uncharacterized protein LOC125544492 isoform X1: MPLLHGASLRALLAGAAVAHLSSFPIVRASPCAPPQPLRLRAFASHSASEPPPPPPSSPSPSTSRVLASAAAACDCEEGAKPAICTADELHYAPVPGTEWRLALWRYRPPPEAPKRNHPLMLLSGVATNAVGFDLSPGASFARHMSMQGFDTWIVELRGAGLSTRGSELAAASTKSDMSSNSGVDKILTQKVNVVPPAKDMSTNEPQSSEVPVLTDTNVLETNTSEEPQLVTKLANALAQLSVTFSGYVRDSQLRNITDSFFDRVTELVPDASLTSSLEEVADKFLGLMELPQTSAIYDQISQLSQRLVKILGEGQQNVSPRLFGWQERLSATIEDLQKQLELIISYDWDFDHYLEEDVPAAIDYIKQQSVPKDGKLLAIGHSMGGILLYAMVSKCGFEGADPELAAIVTLASSVDYTTSNSSLKLFVPLADPAEMLRVPAVPLGTLLSTTYPISSRAPYILSLLRSQISAKDMMDPELLSKLILNNFCTVPAKVLLQLATSFRDGGLRNRAGTFFFKEHLGKIKVPVLALAGDEDLICPPEAVYETVKVIPQHLVTYKVFGKPEGPHYAHYDLVGGRKAVHEVYPCIIEFLSQHDDVSS, encoded by the exons ATGCCGCTCCTCCACGGCGCCAGCCTCCGGGccctcctcgccggcgccgccgtggcgcacctctcctccttccccatCGTGCGGGCATCCCCGTGCGCTCCTCCCCAGCCGCTGCGGCTCCGCGCCTTCGCCTCCCACAGCGCCTCggaacctccgccgccgcccccctcctcgCCCTCGCCCTCCACCTCGCGTGTCCTCGCCTCCGCGGCAGCGGCGTGCGACTGCGAGGAGGGGGCGAAGCCCGCGATCTGCACGGCGGACGAGCTGCACTACGCGCCCGTGCCAGGCACCGAGTGGCGGCTCGCGCTCTGGAGGTACCGCCCGCCGCCTGAG GCGCCCAAGAGGAACCACCCACTGATGCTGCTGTCCGGTGTGGCCACCAATGCGGTGGGATTCGACCTGTCCCCTGGG GCTTCCTTTGCCCGTCATATGTCTATGCAAGGGTTTGATACATGGATTGTTGAGTTGCGTGGTGCAGGCCTCAGCACACGTGGATCAGAATTAGCTGCAGCTAGCACCAAGTCTGACATGTCCTCTAATTCAGGTGTGGATAAAATTTTGACACAGAAAGTAAATGTTGTTCCTCCTGCCAAGGATATGTCAACTAATGAACCTCAAAGTTCTGAAGTTCCAGTACTAACAGACACGAATGTGCTAGAAACAAACACATCAGAAGAACCACAACTGGTGACAAAGTTAGCAAATGCTTTGGCACAATTGAGTGTAACATTTTCAGGCTATGTAAGAGATAGCCAACTGAGAAACATCACTGACAGTTTTTTTGATCGAGTGACAGAACTTGTCCCTGATGCCTCATTAACTAGTAGTCTTGAGGAGGTTGCAGATAAATTTCTAGGGTTGATGGAATTGCCACAGACATCAGCAATATATGATCAAATTAGCCAATTAAGTCAGCGCCTCGTGAAGATTCTTGGGGAAGGTCAACAAAATGTTTCCCCTCGGTTATTTGGCTGGCAAGAACGCCTCTCCGCAACCATAGAGGATCTCCAGAAGCAGTTGGAGCTGATTATTAGTTATGATTGGGACTTTGACCATTACCTGGAGGAGGATGTACCTGCAGCG ATAGATTATATAAAACAGCAGAGTGTACCCAAGGATGGAAAATTGCTTGCTATTGGTCATTCTATGGGAGGAATCTTGTTGTATGCAATGGTTTCGAAGTGTG GATTCGAAGGGGCTGATCCAGAGCTGGCAGCTATTGTTACTCTGGCCTCATCAGTTGACTACACAACATCCAACTCCTCGCTCAAGTTATTTGTGCCTCTT GCAGATCCAGCTGAGATGTTGCGTGTTCCTGCTGTCCCTCTAGGAACATTACTATCAACCACTTATCCTATATCATCTCGTGCACCATACATATTGTCACTGCTACGCTCTCAAATTTCAGCCAAGGATATGATGGATCCTGAACTGCTTTCAAAGCTCATCTTGAATAACTTCT GCACAGTACCAGCAAAGGTGTTATTACAGTTGGCGACCTCATTCCGTGACGGTGGGCTGCGAAACAGGGCTGGTACTTTTTTCTTCAAAGAGCATTTAGGGAAAATCAAAGTTCCGGTGCTTGCCCTTGCTGGAGACGAGGATCTGATTTGCCCCCCAGAAGCTGTTTACG AAACCGTGAAAGTAATTCCTCAGCATCTGGTCACCTATAAGGTTTTTGGCAAACCTGAAGGCCCTCACTATGCACATTATGACCTGGTTGGAGGGCGGAAG GCTGTCCATGAAGTGTACCCTTGCATAATAGAGTTCCTCTCTCAACACGATGATGTGTCTTCTTAA
- the LOC125544492 gene encoding uncharacterized protein LOC125544492 isoform X3, translated as MLLSGVATNAVGFDLSPGASFARHMSMQGFDTWIVELRGAGLSTRGSELAAASTKSDMSSNSGVDKILTQKVNVVPPAKDMSTNEPQSSEVPVLTDTNVLETNTSEEPQLVTKLANALAQLSVTFSGYVRDSQLRNITDSFFDRVTELVPDASLTSSLEEVADKFLGLMELPQTSAIYDQISQLSQRLVKILGEGQQNVSPRLFGWQERLSATIEDLQKQLELIISYDWDFDHYLEEDVPAAIDYIKQQSVPKDGKLLAIGHSMGGILLYAMVSKCGFEGADPELAAIVTLASSVDYTTSNSSLKLFVPLADPAEMLRVPAVPLGTLLSTTYPISSRAPYILSLLRSQISAKDMMDPELLSKLILNNFCTVPAKVLLQLATSFRDGGLRNRAGTFFFKEHLGKIKVPVLALAGDEDLICPPEAVYETVKVIPQHLVTYKVFGKPEGPHYAHYDLVGGRKAVHEVYPCIIEFLSQHDDVSS; from the exons ATGCTGCTGTCCGGTGTGGCCACCAATGCGGTGGGATTCGACCTGTCCCCTGGG GCTTCCTTTGCCCGTCATATGTCTATGCAAGGGTTTGATACATGGATTGTTGAGTTGCGTGGTGCAGGCCTCAGCACACGTGGATCAGAATTAGCTGCAGCTAGCACCAAGTCTGACATGTCCTCTAATTCAGGTGTGGATAAAATTTTGACACAGAAAGTAAATGTTGTTCCTCCTGCCAAGGATATGTCAACTAATGAACCTCAAAGTTCTGAAGTTCCAGTACTAACAGACACGAATGTGCTAGAAACAAACACATCAGAAGAACCACAACTGGTGACAAAGTTAGCAAATGCTTTGGCACAATTGAGTGTAACATTTTCAGGCTATGTAAGAGATAGCCAACTGAGAAACATCACTGACAGTTTTTTTGATCGAGTGACAGAACTTGTCCCTGATGCCTCATTAACTAGTAGTCTTGAGGAGGTTGCAGATAAATTTCTAGGGTTGATGGAATTGCCACAGACATCAGCAATATATGATCAAATTAGCCAATTAAGTCAGCGCCTCGTGAAGATTCTTGGGGAAGGTCAACAAAATGTTTCCCCTCGGTTATTTGGCTGGCAAGAACGCCTCTCCGCAACCATAGAGGATCTCCAGAAGCAGTTGGAGCTGATTATTAGTTATGATTGGGACTTTGACCATTACCTGGAGGAGGATGTACCTGCAGCG ATAGATTATATAAAACAGCAGAGTGTACCCAAGGATGGAAAATTGCTTGCTATTGGTCATTCTATGGGAGGAATCTTGTTGTATGCAATGGTTTCGAAGTGTG GATTCGAAGGGGCTGATCCAGAGCTGGCAGCTATTGTTACTCTGGCCTCATCAGTTGACTACACAACATCCAACTCCTCGCTCAAGTTATTTGTGCCTCTT GCAGATCCAGCTGAGATGTTGCGTGTTCCTGCTGTCCCTCTAGGAACATTACTATCAACCACTTATCCTATATCATCTCGTGCACCATACATATTGTCACTGCTACGCTCTCAAATTTCAGCCAAGGATATGATGGATCCTGAACTGCTTTCAAAGCTCATCTTGAATAACTTCT GCACAGTACCAGCAAAGGTGTTATTACAGTTGGCGACCTCATTCCGTGACGGTGGGCTGCGAAACAGGGCTGGTACTTTTTTCTTCAAAGAGCATTTAGGGAAAATCAAAGTTCCGGTGCTTGCCCTTGCTGGAGACGAGGATCTGATTTGCCCCCCAGAAGCTGTTTACG AAACCGTGAAAGTAATTCCTCAGCATCTGGTCACCTATAAGGTTTTTGGCAAACCTGAAGGCCCTCACTATGCACATTATGACCTGGTTGGAGGGCGGAAG GCTGTCCATGAAGTGTACCCTTGCATAATAGAGTTCCTCTCTCAACACGATGATGTGTCTTCTTAA
- the LOC125544492 gene encoding uncharacterized protein LOC125544492 isoform X2, with protein MPLLHGASLRALLAGAAVAHLSSFPIVRASPCAPPQPLRLRAFASHSASEPPPPPPSSPSPSTSRVLASAAAACDCEEGAKPAICTADELHYAPVPGTEWRLALWRYRPPPEAPKRNHPLMLLSGVATNAVGFDLSPGASFARHMSMQGFDTWIVELRGAGLSTRGSELAAASTKSDMSSNSDKFLGLMELPQTSAIYDQISQLSQRLVKILGEGQQNVSPRLFGWQERLSATIEDLQKQLELIISYDWDFDHYLEEDVPAAIDYIKQQSVPKDGKLLAIGHSMGGILLYAMVSKCGFEGADPELAAIVTLASSVDYTTSNSSLKLFVPLADPAEMLRVPAVPLGTLLSTTYPISSRAPYILSLLRSQISAKDMMDPELLSKLILNNFCTVPAKVLLQLATSFRDGGLRNRAGTFFFKEHLGKIKVPVLALAGDEDLICPPEAVYETVKVIPQHLVTYKVFGKPEGPHYAHYDLVGGRKAVHEVYPCIIEFLSQHDDVSS; from the exons ATGCCGCTCCTCCACGGCGCCAGCCTCCGGGccctcctcgccggcgccgccgtggcgcacctctcctccttccccatCGTGCGGGCATCCCCGTGCGCTCCTCCCCAGCCGCTGCGGCTCCGCGCCTTCGCCTCCCACAGCGCCTCggaacctccgccgccgcccccctcctcgCCCTCGCCCTCCACCTCGCGTGTCCTCGCCTCCGCGGCAGCGGCGTGCGACTGCGAGGAGGGGGCGAAGCCCGCGATCTGCACGGCGGACGAGCTGCACTACGCGCCCGTGCCAGGCACCGAGTGGCGGCTCGCGCTCTGGAGGTACCGCCCGCCGCCTGAG GCGCCCAAGAGGAACCACCCACTGATGCTGCTGTCCGGTGTGGCCACCAATGCGGTGGGATTCGACCTGTCCCCTGGG GCTTCCTTTGCCCGTCATATGTCTATGCAAGGGTTTGATACATGGATTGTTGAGTTGCGTGGTGCAGGCCTCAGCACACGTGGATCAGAATTAGCTGCAGCTAGCACCAAGTCTGACATGTCCTCTAATTCAG ATAAATTTCTAGGGTTGATGGAATTGCCACAGACATCAGCAATATATGATCAAATTAGCCAATTAAGTCAGCGCCTCGTGAAGATTCTTGGGGAAGGTCAACAAAATGTTTCCCCTCGGTTATTTGGCTGGCAAGAACGCCTCTCCGCAACCATAGAGGATCTCCAGAAGCAGTTGGAGCTGATTATTAGTTATGATTGGGACTTTGACCATTACCTGGAGGAGGATGTACCTGCAGCG ATAGATTATATAAAACAGCAGAGTGTACCCAAGGATGGAAAATTGCTTGCTATTGGTCATTCTATGGGAGGAATCTTGTTGTATGCAATGGTTTCGAAGTGTG GATTCGAAGGGGCTGATCCAGAGCTGGCAGCTATTGTTACTCTGGCCTCATCAGTTGACTACACAACATCCAACTCCTCGCTCAAGTTATTTGTGCCTCTT GCAGATCCAGCTGAGATGTTGCGTGTTCCTGCTGTCCCTCTAGGAACATTACTATCAACCACTTATCCTATATCATCTCGTGCACCATACATATTGTCACTGCTACGCTCTCAAATTTCAGCCAAGGATATGATGGATCCTGAACTGCTTTCAAAGCTCATCTTGAATAACTTCT GCACAGTACCAGCAAAGGTGTTATTACAGTTGGCGACCTCATTCCGTGACGGTGGGCTGCGAAACAGGGCTGGTACTTTTTTCTTCAAAGAGCATTTAGGGAAAATCAAAGTTCCGGTGCTTGCCCTTGCTGGAGACGAGGATCTGATTTGCCCCCCAGAAGCTGTTTACG AAACCGTGAAAGTAATTCCTCAGCATCTGGTCACCTATAAGGTTTTTGGCAAACCTGAAGGCCCTCACTATGCACATTATGACCTGGTTGGAGGGCGGAAG GCTGTCCATGAAGTGTACCCTTGCATAATAGAGTTCCTCTCTCAACACGATGATGTGTCTTCTTAA